Proteins encoded within one genomic window of Halogeometricum sp. S1BR25-6:
- a CDS encoding rhamnogalacturonan lyase, producing MEALDRGLVAVPTDGGVLVRWRLFGTEPDDLGFHLFRDGERVNDAPITESTNYLDPEGTTDSTYAVRPVGVGRAGDDGPGRGEDSGDSEEQGRRGGKPGMSDSVEVWDERYKEIPLNKPDSVEGEDGETVTYHANDASVGDLTGDGTLDIVQKWSPSNAKDNSQTGHTSDVLIDGYTMDGEHLWRVNLGQNVRAGAHYTPFVVYDFDGDGKAELAVRTADGATDGTGAVIGDPDADYANESGYVLDGPEYLTVFDGETGEALATTDFEPARGDVCDWGDCYGNRVDRFLAGTAYLDGERPSIVMTRGYYAKTMLAAWDFRDGDLDLRWLFDSDDGHPEYEGKGAHTLATADVDEDGKDEIVYGGAVIDHDGSPLHTTTMVNPDTLHCGDFLPDREGVEIFVPSEYPPEGAPSASMRDAETGEYIWASDGDDVGRAMVSDVDPNYEGAEAWASGGVGTYAASGERIREDPIPSINSAVWWTGDLLRELLDHEWNAEETYGVGRLTKWNPESEELDPLKSFEGTRSNNWTKGNPCLSGDILGDWREEVIWRTEDSEALHLYATPHETDHRLYTLLHNPQYRTAIARQNAGYNQPPWPSYFLGHGMDDPPSPDIELVSDD from the coding sequence ATGGAGGCGCTGGACAGGGGACTGGTCGCCGTTCCCACCGACGGCGGCGTGCTGGTTCGGTGGCGCCTGTTCGGCACGGAGCCGGACGACCTCGGCTTTCACCTCTTTCGTGACGGAGAGCGGGTGAACGACGCTCCGATCACCGAGAGCACGAACTACCTCGACCCCGAGGGGACGACCGACTCGACGTACGCGGTCCGACCGGTCGGCGTCGGCCGCGCCGGCGACGACGGACCCGGCCGAGGCGAGGACAGCGGCGACTCCGAAGAACAGGGGCGCCGCGGCGGCAAGCCGGGCATGTCCGACTCCGTCGAAGTGTGGGACGAACGGTACAAGGAGATACCGCTGAACAAACCCGACTCGGTCGAGGGGGAGGACGGCGAGACGGTTACCTACCACGCGAACGACGCGAGCGTCGGCGACCTGACGGGCGACGGGACGCTCGATATCGTCCAGAAGTGGTCGCCCTCGAACGCCAAGGACAACTCCCAGACGGGACACACGAGCGACGTCCTCATCGACGGTTACACGATGGACGGCGAGCACCTCTGGCGAGTCAACCTCGGACAGAACGTCCGCGCGGGCGCCCACTACACCCCGTTCGTCGTGTACGACTTCGACGGCGACGGCAAGGCCGAACTGGCCGTCAGAACGGCCGACGGCGCGACGGACGGCACCGGCGCGGTCATCGGCGACCCCGACGCCGACTACGCGAACGAGTCGGGCTACGTCCTCGACGGGCCGGAGTATCTCACCGTCTTCGACGGCGAGACGGGCGAGGCGTTGGCGACGACCGACTTCGAACCCGCCCGCGGCGACGTCTGCGATTGGGGGGACTGTTACGGAAACCGCGTCGACCGCTTCCTCGCCGGCACCGCCTACCTCGACGGGGAACGGCCGAGCATCGTCATGACGCGCGGCTACTACGCGAAGACGATGCTGGCCGCGTGGGATTTCCGCGATGGCGACCTCGACCTCCGGTGGCTGTTCGACAGCGACGACGGCCACCCCGAGTACGAGGGGAAGGGTGCGCACACGCTGGCCACCGCGGACGTCGACGAGGACGGAAAGGACGAAATCGTCTACGGCGGCGCAGTCATCGACCACGACGGGAGCCCGCTGCACACGACGACGATGGTGAACCCCGATACGCTTCACTGCGGGGACTTCCTCCCCGACCGGGAGGGAGTGGAGATATTCGTCCCCTCGGAGTACCCGCCGGAAGGCGCCCCGAGCGCGTCGATGCGCGACGCGGAGACGGGCGAGTACATCTGGGCCAGCGACGGCGACGACGTCGGGCGGGCGATGGTCTCCGACGTCGACCCGAACTACGAGGGCGCCGAAGCGTGGGCGTCCGGCGGCGTCGGCACGTACGCGGCCAGCGGCGAGCGGATCCGGGAGGACCCGATTCCCTCCATCAACTCCGCCGTCTGGTGGACGGGCGACCTGCTGCGGGAACTGTTGGACCACGAGTGGAACGCCGAAGAGACGTACGGCGTCGGACGGCTCACCAAGTGGAACCCGGAATCGGAGGAGCTCGACCCGCTGAAATCCTTCGAGGGAACCCGCTCGAACAACTGGACGAAGGGCAACCCGTGTCTCTCCGGCGACATCCTCGGCGACTGGCGCGAAGAGGTCATCTGGCGAACCGAGGACAGCGAGGCGCTCCACCTCTACGCGACGCCGCACGAGACCGACCACCGGCTGTACACGCTGCTGCACAATCCGCAGTACAGGACCGCTATCGCGCGGCAGAACGCCGGCTACAACCAGCCGCCGTGGCCGAGTTACTTCCTCGGACACGGGATGGACGACCCGCCGTCGCCCGACATCGAACTCGTCTCCGACGACTGA
- a CDS encoding amidohydrolase family protein yields the protein MYVIRNATLRTATDRGTVQGDLLVEDGKIAAVGDVDAPGEATELDVDGTPVTPGLVDAHSHAGMAEWGEPEDGDYNEGTDPVTPHVNALDGFHPRDEELKYAFQNGVTSVSARMGSGNVVGGVICSMKTYGDIADRMLIREDGMKAAMGENPKRFHGERKDRQPSTRPGVAATLRQALMNAEDYVEKRANAAENEETFDRDLGLENLARVVEGELPLRVHAHRADDIVTVFRIAEEFGIDDLSIEHATEGHLVAEEFAERGVPAVCGPSLYSGAKYELRNITFETPGILHEAGVKVAVQTDAPVVPQRHLDVCVGLAVREGLPEAAALDVVTRNPAEILGIEDRVGTLEEGTDADIVVWDGPFYQFDTSAQHVFVDGEHVFDRAEDSVDPREEWQW from the coding sequence ATGTACGTCATTCGCAACGCGACGCTGCGCACGGCGACGGACCGGGGGACGGTGCAGGGGGACTTGCTCGTCGAGGACGGAAAGATAGCCGCCGTCGGCGACGTCGATGCGCCCGGCGAGGCGACCGAGTTGGACGTCGACGGCACGCCGGTCACCCCTGGCCTCGTCGACGCGCACAGTCACGCCGGAATGGCCGAGTGGGGCGAACCCGAGGACGGCGACTACAACGAGGGGACCGACCCGGTCACGCCGCACGTCAACGCCCTCGACGGCTTCCACCCGCGCGACGAGGAACTGAAGTACGCTTTCCAGAACGGCGTCACCAGCGTCTCCGCGCGGATGGGGTCCGGAAACGTTGTCGGCGGTGTCATCTGCTCGATGAAGACCTACGGCGATATCGCCGACCGAATGCTCATCCGCGAGGACGGGATGAAAGCCGCGATGGGCGAGAATCCGAAGCGTTTCCACGGCGAACGCAAGGACCGTCAGCCCTCGACCCGACCGGGCGTCGCGGCGACGCTCAGACAGGCGCTGATGAACGCCGAGGACTACGTCGAAAAGCGGGCGAACGCCGCGGAGAACGAGGAGACGTTCGACCGCGACTTGGGTCTGGAGAACCTCGCGCGCGTCGTAGAGGGCGAGTTACCCCTGCGCGTTCACGCTCACCGCGCCGACGATATCGTGACCGTCTTCCGCATCGCCGAGGAGTTCGGTATCGACGACCTGTCTATCGAACACGCGACGGAAGGGCACCTCGTCGCTGAGGAGTTCGCCGAACGCGGCGTGCCCGCCGTCTGCGGCCCGTCGCTGTACTCCGGCGCGAAGTACGAACTCCGGAACATCACGTTCGAGACGCCGGGTATCCTCCACGAGGCGGGCGTGAAGGTGGCCGTTCAGACCGACGCGCCGGTGGTCCCCCAGCGACACCTCGACGTCTGCGTCGGCCTCGCCGTCCGCGAGGGCTTGCCCGAAGCGGCCGCCCTCGACGTCGTCACGCGCAACCCCGCGGAGATTCTGGGCATCGAGGACCGCGTCGGTACCCTCGAAGAAGGAACCGATGCGGACATCGTCGTCTGGGACGGCCCGTTCTATCAGTTCGACACGAGCGCCCAGCACGTCTTCGTCGACGGCGAACACGTCTTCGACCGCGCCGAGGATAGCGTCGACCCGCGGGAGGAGTGGCAGTGGTGA
- a CDS encoding glycoside hydrolase family 3 N-terminal domain-containing protein: METRTQSLLDRVSPERRAEVEERVETLLSELTLEQKVGQLNQLNADFSTGTAVGDMDVERGILDGDIGSVLNFTDLEEARRFQELAVEESDHGIPLVLALDVIHGHRTIFPIPLGEAASWNPEMAELSARVAATEAAASGVQWTFAPSVDVSRDARWGRVMEAAGEDPYLAGEFSKARVRGFQGDDLAADDTILACAKHFVGYGAVEAGREYNTVDVSETALREVHLPPFEACLEAGVGSVMNAFNLHERIPASSNETLVAGLLRDELDFEGLVVSDWDSFGELVEHGVAGDLRDAARACIEAGSDVDMVSGAYATELVELVEDGVVEESLVDRAVRRLLTVKAVLGLFEDPYRYFDEERRSRRTLTDDHREAAREVAGESQVLLKNEDDLLPLNDGGDVALVGGLADSATDMLGAWHAVGDPADVTTLKTTLTDRVENLTYAEGCDRDGSVGDEQLEAAVKAVAAADVAVVAVGERYDQSGEAASRAHLDLPGDQRALLEALVGTGTPVAAVLFNGRPLAIDWEAEHVPAILEAWFPGVEAGPAIVDVLLGEHDPSGRLPMSFPVTEGQIPVYYNRLRTGRPAEDADADLTRPPANPGEKYTSRYLDVPNDPLYAFGHGESYTAFAYTGVTLGAAAITAGESLAVDVTVENVGDRAGTEVVQVYLRDVVGSRARPVRELVRFENVDLDAGESATVSFELTTADLEFWTADEAYAAEPGEFEVQVGHAADDVTAVETFELVE; encoded by the coding sequence ATGGAAACGCGGACGCAGTCGTTGCTCGACCGGGTCTCGCCCGAGCGGCGAGCCGAGGTCGAAGAACGCGTCGAGACGCTGCTCTCGGAGCTGACGCTCGAACAGAAAGTGGGGCAGCTGAACCAGCTGAACGCCGACTTCTCGACCGGGACCGCCGTCGGAGACATGGACGTCGAGCGGGGGATTCTGGACGGCGACATCGGGTCGGTTCTCAACTTCACCGACCTCGAAGAGGCGCGCCGGTTTCAGGAACTCGCGGTCGAGGAGTCCGACCACGGGATTCCGCTCGTGCTGGCGCTGGACGTCATCCACGGCCACCGGACGATCTTCCCGATTCCGCTCGGCGAGGCGGCCTCGTGGAACCCGGAGATGGCGGAACTATCGGCGCGCGTCGCCGCGACCGAGGCCGCGGCCAGCGGAGTCCAGTGGACGTTCGCGCCGTCGGTCGACGTCAGTCGCGACGCGCGCTGGGGCCGCGTCATGGAGGCGGCGGGTGAGGACCCCTACCTCGCCGGAGAATTCTCGAAGGCGCGCGTCCGGGGGTTCCAAGGCGACGACCTCGCCGCGGACGACACCATCCTCGCGTGCGCGAAACACTTCGTCGGCTACGGCGCCGTCGAGGCTGGCCGCGAGTACAACACGGTCGACGTCTCCGAGACGGCCCTCCGCGAGGTACACCTCCCGCCGTTCGAGGCCTGTCTGGAGGCGGGCGTCGGCAGCGTGATGAACGCTTTCAACCTCCACGAACGCATCCCAGCCAGCAGCAACGAGACGCTCGTGGCGGGCCTCCTGCGCGACGAACTCGACTTCGAGGGACTCGTCGTGTCCGACTGGGACTCGTTCGGCGAACTCGTCGAGCACGGGGTCGCCGGAGACCTGCGCGACGCGGCGCGAGCGTGTATCGAGGCCGGTTCCGACGTCGACATGGTCAGCGGCGCCTACGCGACCGAACTGGTCGAACTGGTCGAAGACGGCGTCGTCGAGGAGTCGCTCGTCGACCGGGCCGTCCGGCGCCTACTGACCGTCAAAGCCGTTCTGGGTCTGTTCGAGGACCCCTACCGGTACTTCGACGAGGAGCGTCGCTCCCGGCGAACCCTCACCGACGACCACCGCGAGGCCGCCCGCGAAGTCGCCGGCGAGTCCCAGGTCCTGTTGAAGAACGAGGACGACCTGTTGCCGCTGAACGACGGCGGGGACGTCGCGCTCGTCGGCGGACTCGCGGACAGCGCAACGGACATGCTGGGTGCCTGGCACGCCGTCGGCGACCCGGCGGACGTGACGACGCTCAAGACGACGCTCACGGACCGCGTCGAGAACCTGACGTACGCCGAAGGCTGTGACCGGGACGGCTCCGTCGGTGACGAGCAACTGGAGGCGGCGGTCAAGGCGGTCGCCGCCGCGGACGTCGCCGTCGTCGCCGTCGGCGAGCGCTACGACCAGAGCGGCGAGGCGGCGAGTCGTGCGCACCTCGACCTGCCCGGCGACCAGCGTGCACTGCTCGAAGCCCTCGTCGGGACAGGAACGCCCGTGGCCGCCGTTCTGTTCAACGGTCGGCCGTTGGCGATAGACTGGGAGGCGGAGCACGTCCCCGCAATTCTCGAAGCCTGGTTCCCCGGCGTCGAGGCGGGTCCGGCTATCGTCGACGTACTCCTCGGCGAACACGACCCCTCGGGTCGGCTCCCGATGAGTTTCCCCGTCACCGAGGGGCAGATACCCGTCTACTACAACCGTCTGCGAACCGGACGGCCGGCCGAGGACGCCGACGCGGACCTGACGAGGCCGCCGGCGAATCCCGGCGAGAAGTACACGTCGCGGTATCTCGACGTGCCGAACGACCCGCTGTACGCCTTCGGCCACGGCGAGAGCTACACCGCCTTCGCGTACACCGGCGTGACCCTCGGCGCGGCGGCGATTACGGCCGGCGAGAGCCTCGCTGTCGACGTGACGGTCGAGAACGTCGGCGACCGGGCCGGAACCGAAGTCGTGCAGGTGTATCTCAGAGACGTGGTCGGTAGCCGCGCACGACCGGTCAGGGAGTTGGTCCGCTTCGAGAACGTCGACCTCGACGCCGGCGAATCGGCGACCGTCTCCTTCGAGTTGACGACGGCCGACCTCGAGTTCTGGACGGCCGACGAAGCGTACGCGGCCGAACCGGGCGAGTTCGAGGTGCAGGTCGGCCACGCGGCCGACGACGTCACCGCGGTCGAGACGTTCGAACTGGTCGAGTGA
- a CDS encoding SLC13 family permease, whose protein sequence is MPDDAHADDEPALARADALGIAAAVAVLAWGALAEPSAFAPNAQDVMAVFGFALVLWLTEAVPYVVSGTLAVVLLVVFGVAPSFAVAASGFASSLVFFLLLVFLLGTAIDEVDLDRWFASRLRSSGEGAARPFRSLAANLFALAFLMPSAVARAVTFVPVVRRVRDAYDLDPGGGFERSSFLVLGHVNPVASLALMTGGGMALVTAEIVRSGSRSVTWLEWAALMIPPVAALYALSAATAGLLYGGAAVDASVQESVEADGGTSGGTVGALTRDQRIVAATMAGAVCLWLLGSVTGLPAIVPAALAVAVLALPGIEILTAADAADVSWGILFVVGAMFSILDRMEATGALRTIVEAATGAVPFHAMPHWQGAAVLLGVAVCVRVLFSTGSAAMLVVLPVALRIGGEIGLNRLFLALAVVLVVGSTTVFPFNTTAVLVSMEEGPLDGFDVLAFGLVTMTYSLVVVAVSWAVYWPAVAAAFPG, encoded by the coding sequence ATGCCCGACGACGCTCACGCCGACGACGAACCGGCCCTCGCCAGAGCGGACGCGCTCGGAATCGCCGCCGCCGTCGCCGTCCTCGCGTGGGGCGCGCTGGCGGAGCCGTCGGCGTTCGCGCCGAACGCACAGGACGTGATGGCGGTATTCGGCTTCGCGCTGGTGCTGTGGCTCACGGAGGCCGTGCCGTACGTCGTCTCCGGGACGCTCGCCGTCGTGCTGCTCGTCGTTTTCGGCGTCGCCCCGTCGTTCGCCGTCGCGGCCTCCGGGTTCGCCTCCTCGCTCGTGTTCTTCCTCCTGCTCGTGTTCCTCCTCGGCACGGCCATCGACGAGGTGGACCTCGACCGCTGGTTCGCATCCCGACTGCGCTCGTCCGGGGAGGGTGCCGCGCGGCCGTTCCGGTCACTCGCGGCGAACCTGTTCGCGCTGGCGTTCCTCATGCCGTCGGCGGTGGCGCGCGCCGTCACGTTCGTCCCGGTGGTCAGGCGGGTCCGGGACGCCTACGACCTCGACCCGGGCGGCGGCTTCGAGCGCTCCTCCTTTCTCGTGCTCGGACACGTCAACCCCGTCGCCTCGCTGGCGCTCATGACCGGCGGGGGGATGGCGCTGGTGACGGCCGAAATCGTCCGCTCGGGGTCGCGGAGCGTCACGTGGCTGGAGTGGGCCGCGCTCATGATACCGCCCGTAGCCGCGTTGTACGCGCTCTCTGCGGCGACGGCGGGCCTCCTCTACGGCGGCGCAGCGGTGGACGCGTCGGTCCAAGAGAGCGTCGAGGCGGACGGGGGCACGTCGGGCGGAACGGTCGGCGCGCTCACCCGCGACCAACGAATCGTCGCGGCGACGATGGCCGGCGCGGTCTGTCTGTGGCTTCTCGGCTCCGTCACCGGCCTCCCGGCCATCGTCCCCGCGGCCTTGGCCGTCGCGGTTCTCGCCCTCCCCGGTATCGAGATTCTGACGGCCGCGGACGCCGCCGACGTGAGTTGGGGCATCCTCTTCGTCGTCGGGGCGATGTTCTCCATCCTCGACCGGATGGAGGCGACCGGGGCGCTTCGCACCATCGTCGAGGCGGCGACGGGTGCGGTCCCCTTCCACGCGATGCCTCACTGGCAGGGCGCGGCCGTGCTCCTCGGGGTGGCCGTCTGCGTCCGCGTCCTCTTCTCGACGGGGTCGGCAGCGATGCTCGTCGTCCTCCCGGTGGCGCTCCGAATCGGCGGCGAAATCGGGCTGAACCGGCTGTTCCTCGCGCTCGCCGTCGTCCTCGTCGTCGGGTCGACGACCGTCTTCCCGTTCAACACGACCGCGGTGTTAGTGTCGATGGAGGAGGGGCCGCTCGACGGGTTCGACGTGCTGGCGTTCGGCCTCGTGACGATGACGTACTCGCTGGTCGTCGTCGCCGTATCGTGGGCCGTCTACTGGCCCGCCGTGGCCGCGGCGTTCCCGGGGTGA
- a CDS encoding ABC transporter ATP-binding protein, producing MSLLEVEDLTVTYGSDDGRVHAVNGVSFEIREGVNYGLAGESGSGKSTAAEALLGLLPNNGRVDGGSVTFKGQDLLSMSDEERRDVLWEEIAYIPQSAMDSLDPVMTCGAQIRQAIQKHRNVSEANARDRVRELFEMVGLDPDRTEQYPHEFSGGMRQRVTIAMALALEPDLIVADEPTTGLDVVVQDKIVDTILEIQERIDSSLLLITHEIGVIAETCDDLSILYGGTVMEQGSVDNVLVNPTNPYTMGLKNSFPEVERLSEDPVAIPGSPPSLDAPPTECVFADRCPFETEECTDSEPPLVDLPNRNHRSACHHVDRAARMRREATDPETWGVDPAEESVADGRSEEILRVDDLEKWYSTSQSLFDQLRGAEAPQVKAVDGVSFSLHRSEILGVAGESGCGKSTLGETVAMLEEPTGGDVEFDGKSVEEYQRGGMKEFRRKAQIIFQDPFDSLNPRQTVRQLVTEPLKIHNLAEGRQTEKATETLERVGLTPAEEFLDDYPHELSGGQRQRVAIARALVLDPDFLVCDEPASMLDVSLKVNLLNLLRDLADEDDIGIVYISHDLASLSQVSDRLAVMYLGRIIELGDTERVVSGPKHPYTEALLSAAPEKDPSQDRERVLLDGEPPDPVDLPEGCTFAPRCPKATEECRAAEPPLSEAADADGDHAAACYFPVDEEDRTGDAPAGASASNTSADD from the coding sequence ATGAGCCTACTCGAAGTCGAAGACCTGACGGTGACGTACGGTTCGGACGACGGCCGCGTGCACGCGGTCAACGGCGTGTCGTTCGAGATACGCGAGGGCGTGAACTACGGCCTCGCCGGCGAGAGCGGGTCCGGGAAGTCCACAGCCGCGGAGGCGCTCCTCGGACTGCTGCCGAACAACGGCCGGGTCGACGGCGGGTCGGTCACGTTCAAAGGGCAGGACCTGCTCTCGATGTCCGATGAGGAGCGCCGGGACGTGCTCTGGGAAGAGATCGCGTACATCCCGCAGAGCGCGATGGACTCGCTGGACCCCGTGATGACCTGCGGCGCGCAGATTCGGCAGGCGATACAGAAACACCGGAACGTCTCCGAGGCGAATGCGCGCGACCGGGTGCGCGAACTGTTCGAGATGGTCGGGCTCGACCCCGACCGGACCGAGCAGTATCCCCACGAGTTCTCCGGCGGGATGCGCCAGCGGGTCACCATCGCGATGGCGCTGGCGCTGGAACCGGACCTCATCGTCGCCGACGAGCCGACGACGGGACTGGACGTGGTGGTGCAGGACAAGATTGTGGACACGATACTGGAGATACAGGAGCGCATCGACAGCTCGCTGCTCCTCATCACGCACGAAATCGGCGTCATCGCGGAGACCTGCGACGACCTCTCCATCCTCTACGGCGGGACGGTGATGGAGCAGGGCAGCGTCGACAACGTGCTCGTCAACCCGACGAATCCCTACACGATGGGGCTGAAGAACTCCTTCCCCGAGGTCGAACGGCTCTCGGAGGACCCGGTGGCGATTCCGGGGTCGCCGCCGAGCCTCGACGCGCCGCCGACCGAGTGCGTGTTCGCCGACCGCTGCCCGTTCGAGACCGAGGAGTGCACCGACTCGGAACCCCCGCTGGTCGACCTCCCGAACCGCAACCACCGGTCGGCCTGTCACCACGTCGACCGGGCCGCGCGGATGCGGCGGGAGGCGACCGACCCCGAGACCTGGGGCGTCGACCCCGCCGAGGAGTCGGTCGCCGACGGACGGAGCGAGGAGATTCTCCGCGTCGACGACTTGGAGAAGTGGTACTCGACGAGTCAGTCGCTGTTCGACCAACTCCGCGGCGCGGAGGCGCCGCAGGTGAAGGCTGTCGACGGCGTGTCGTTCTCGTTGCACCGCTCGGAGATTCTCGGCGTCGCGGGCGAGAGCGGGTGCGGGAAGTCGACGCTCGGCGAGACCGTCGCCATGCTCGAAGAGCCGACCGGCGGCGACGTCGAGTTCGACGGGAAGAGCGTCGAGGAGTACCAGCGCGGCGGGATGAAGGAGTTCAGGCGGAAGGCGCAGATCATCTTCCAGGACCCCTTCGACTCGCTGAACCCGCGGCAGACGGTCCGGCAACTCGTGACCGAACCGCTGAAGATTCACAACCTCGCGGAGGGCCGACAGACCGAGAAGGCGACCGAGACGCTCGAACGCGTCGGGCTGACGCCCGCCGAAGAGTTCCTCGACGACTACCCGCACGAACTCTCCGGCGGGCAGCGACAGCGCGTCGCCATCGCCCGCGCCCTCGTGCTCGACCCGGACTTCCTCGTCTGCGACGAACCGGCGTCGATGCTGGACGTCTCGCTGAAGGTCAACCTCCTCAACCTGCTCCGCGACCTGGCCGACGAGGACGACATCGGCATCGTCTACATCTCACACGACCTCGCCAGCCTCTCGCAGGTGTCGGACCGACTCGCCGTCATGTACCTCGGCCGCATCATCGAACTGGGCGACACCGAACGCGTCGTCTCCGGGCCGAAACACCCGTACACCGAGGCGCTGCTCTCGGCCGCACCGGAGAAAGACCCCTCGCAGGACCGCGAACGCGTCCTCCTGGACGGCGAACCGCCGGACCCGGTCGACCTGCCCGAGGGCTGTACGTTCGCCCCCCGGTGCCCGAAGGCGACCGAGGAGTGCCGCGCGGCCGAACCGCCTCTCTCGGAGGCCGCCGACGCGGACGGCGACCACGCCGCGGCGTGTTACTTCCCCGTCGACGAGGAGGACCGAACGGGGGACGCCCCCGCCGGCGCGTCGGCCTCGAACACCTCCGCGGACGACTGA
- a CDS encoding ABC transporter permease, which produces MSVDSVEPVRSWLRSGVDRVASNLRFIAGDTPAAVGFAVIATFAFLGVFGPVIAPHDPIRYSVQTGQGTIARLNAPTLAAPFGTTAYGKDVFSQFLAGARPTFIVGLFGGLATGGVGFLVGLVAGYFGGTVDEVLMRLTDLTFSLPFMPMALLLLTFVQPNIWVITAIVAAFLWKMPARVIRSEVLSVSERTFVRSAKASGAGHLRTMFVHVAPNVLPIAFLYTAYGVAWSIAAQASLAFLGFGDPTTTSWGRMLRQVFASGSIRVAWWWVIPPAVGIAAVTTSVFLIGRAYEEVINPEISEQSQ; this is translated from the coding sequence ATGTCCGTCGACAGCGTCGAACCCGTGCGTTCGTGGCTTCGCTCCGGCGTGGACCGAGTCGCGTCGAACCTCCGGTTTATAGCCGGGGACACACCCGCGGCCGTCGGCTTCGCCGTCATCGCGACGTTCGCGTTCCTCGGGGTGTTCGGCCCAGTCATCGCGCCGCACGACCCCATCCGCTACAGCGTCCAGACCGGCCAAGGAACCATCGCGCGCCTCAACGCGCCGACCCTCGCAGCCCCCTTCGGGACGACGGCCTACGGGAAGGACGTGTTCAGCCAGTTCCTCGCCGGCGCGCGGCCGACGTTCATCGTCGGCCTGTTCGGCGGACTGGCGACGGGCGGCGTCGGGTTCCTCGTCGGCCTCGTCGCGGGCTACTTCGGCGGGACGGTCGACGAGGTGCTGATGCGCCTGACCGACCTGACGTTCTCGCTGCCGTTCATGCCGATGGCGCTGCTGCTGTTGACGTTCGTCCAGCCGAACATCTGGGTCATCACGGCCATCGTCGCGGCGTTCCTCTGGAAGATGCCCGCGCGGGTCATTCGCTCTGAGGTGCTGTCGGTCTCCGAGCGGACGTTCGTGCGGTCGGCGAAGGCCAGCGGCGCGGGCCACCTGCGGACGATGTTCGTCCACGTCGCGCCGAACGTCCTCCCCATCGCGTTCCTGTACACGGCGTACGGCGTCGCGTGGTCCATCGCCGCGCAGGCGAGCCTCGCGTTCCTCGGCTTCGGCGACCCGACGACGACGAGTTGGGGCCGGATGCTCCGGCAGGTGTTCGCCTCCGGCAGCATCCGCGTCGCCTGGTGGTGGGTGATTCCGCCCGCCGTCGGCATCGCCGCGGTCACGACGTCGGTGTTCCTCATCGGTCGCGCCTACGAGGAAGTCATCAACCCCGAAATCAGCGAGCAATCACAATGA
- a CDS encoding ABC transporter permease, producing MSQFQRFLAKRIGIAAALTLVAVTIIFFTLRLLPGSPFTQLVASGNLSEQQVAEILSLYGLNKPLHEQYLIYLQNLLTFQFGYSIRQTRPVWEILGPKLFNTLILLVPALVTTAVLSTLLGMYAGWKRGSWLETGSIVTTTFLRSTPVFITALLFIIVFSYTLDLVPAFGMREITASPTGFADTYLSVDFLHHYLLPFTVAVLYYSGDFLLLARNGVVEQKGSEFLKLHKAKGLSETEQLLRTGRNSLLPVLTYFALRLGMIFQGLILLEVVFGWPGIGRQLVMSISQQDFPVVQAAVFLMALAVIVMNLVADVLSAYFDPAVTAGGGS from the coding sequence ATGAGCCAGTTCCAGCGATTCCTCGCCAAGCGCATCGGCATCGCGGCGGCGCTCACCCTGGTCGCCGTGACTATCATCTTCTTCACCCTTCGGCTCCTTCCCGGAAGCCCGTTCACGCAACTGGTGGCCTCGGGGAACCTCTCCGAGCAGCAGGTCGCGGAGATTCTGTCGTTGTACGGACTGAACAAGCCCCTGCACGAGCAGTACCTCATCTACCTGCAGAACCTGCTCACGTTCCAGTTCGGCTACTCCATCCGGCAGACCCGGCCGGTCTGGGAGATTCTCGGGCCGAAGCTGTTCAACACGCTGATACTGCTCGTGCCCGCCCTCGTGACGACGGCGGTGCTGAGCACGCTGCTCGGGATGTACGCCGGGTGGAAGCGCGGGTCGTGGCTGGAGACGGGCAGCATCGTCACGACGACGTTCCTCCGGTCGACGCCGGTGTTCATCACCGCGCTGCTGTTCATCATCGTGTTCTCGTACACGCTCGACCTCGTCCCCGCGTTCGGCATGCGCGAGATAACCGCCAGTCCGACCGGGTTCGCCGACACCTACCTCTCGGTCGACTTCCTGCACCACTATCTCCTCCCGTTCACGGTGGCGGTGCTGTACTACAGCGGCGACTTCCTCCTCCTCGCCCGCAACGGCGTCGTCGAGCAGAAGGGTTCCGAGTTCCTGAAGCTTCACAAGGCGAAGGGGCTCTCCGAGACCGAGCAACTGCTGCGGACGGGGCGGAACTCGCTGCTTCCCGTCCTCACCTACTTCGCGCTCCGACTGGGGATGATATTCCAGGGGCTCATCCTCTTAGAGGTCGTGTTCGGGTGGCCCGGCATCGGCCGCCAACTCGTGATGTCCATCTCCCAGCAGGACTTCCCCGTCGTGCAGGCGGCGGTGTTCCTGATGGCGCTGGCGGTCATCGTGATGAACCTCGTCGCCGACGTGCTGTCGGCGTACTTCGACCCCGCCGTCACCGCGGGAGGTGGGAGCTGA